From the genome of Segatella hominis, one region includes:
- a CDS encoding zinc ribbon domain-containing protein — protein MAIIKCPECGHQISDKAPICPSCGVEIAGKVIKCPNCGEVYFKVQEMCPNCHRPTYQAQVPPVTDPKPVTPPVTPVPPTTPAAPASPVSPTPSATPTAPVTPRPTAQGFKQDAEGKEQPKQKKPGLVFIISAIFSILVCGIFYYFYDSANKNKEQEAYEYAMQSSDPMVLKSYLDTYKDADEAHRDSITAHLNMLQQVDQDWTNAIVSDSKEALEAYLQKYPNTPHKNEIWNKIDSIDWQLAQKDNSVDAYQAYLDAHADGAHIEEAEIAMKKIKSSEVQPEEKQMISDLFRQFFQSINSRNEDGLTATCEDILSSLLGKASATKSDVATFMHKLYKEDVSNMNWHLNNDYQIKKREVGDQEYEFQVQFSARQDIDKTDGSKVENKFKINATVSPDGKVSAFNMAKVTTE, from the coding sequence ATGGCAATTATAAAATGTCCAGAGTGCGGACATCAAATCAGTGACAAAGCACCCATTTGCCCAAGCTGCGGCGTAGAAATAGCAGGAAAGGTTATCAAATGCCCTAACTGCGGAGAGGTTTATTTCAAGGTTCAGGAGATGTGCCCTAACTGCCATCGACCTACTTATCAGGCTCAGGTGCCACCCGTTACAGACCCAAAGCCTGTAACTCCACCTGTAACTCCTGTACCACCGACAACTCCTGCGGCACCAGCTTCACCGGTTTCTCCTACTCCATCAGCAACTCCAACTGCTCCGGTAACTCCTCGCCCTACAGCACAGGGATTCAAGCAAGATGCAGAGGGAAAGGAACAGCCAAAACAGAAGAAGCCAGGTCTGGTCTTCATCATATCAGCCATCTTCTCTATTCTGGTATGCGGCATTTTCTATTATTTCTACGACAGTGCCAACAAGAACAAGGAGCAGGAGGCTTACGAATATGCAATGCAGAGCTCTGACCCGATGGTACTCAAAAGTTACCTGGATACATACAAGGATGCAGATGAGGCTCACCGCGATTCTATCACTGCACATCTCAACATGCTGCAACAGGTAGATCAGGACTGGACCAACGCCATCGTCAGCGATTCCAAAGAAGCTCTGGAGGCATACCTGCAAAAATATCCAAACACACCGCATAAGAACGAGATTTGGAACAAGATTGACTCCATTGACTGGCAGTTAGCCCAGAAAGACAACTCGGTGGATGCTTATCAGGCATACTTGGATGCACATGCCGACGGTGCTCATATCGAAGAGGCTGAGATTGCCATGAAGAAAATCAAGAGCAGTGAGGTACAGCCAGAAGAGAAGCAGATGATAAGCGATCTCTTCCGACAGTTCTTCCAGAGCATCAACTCTCGAAATGAGGATGGTCTGACTGCGACTTGCGAGGATATCCTCTCTTCGCTGCTCGGCAAGGCTTCTGCCACCAAGTCAGATGTGGCTACTTTCATGCACAAACTCTACAAGGAAGATGTGAGCAATATGAACTGGCACCTCAACAACGACTACCAGATCAAGAAACGCGAGGTAGGCGATCAGGAATATGAATTCCAGGTACAGTTCTCTGCACGTCAGGACATCGACAAGACCGATGGCAGCAAAGTAGAGAACAAATTCAAGATCAACGCTACCGTTTCGCCAGACGGAAAGGTTTCTGCCTTCAACATGGCGAAGGTTACCACAGAATAA
- a CDS encoding MFS transporter, translating to MSTNKEKLWNANYVKVMTTNFLLYFAFYLLTPLLPLYLSETFGATKDTIGIVLSGYTVAALIIRPFSGYVVDSFSRKKVLMFCLSGFAIFFAGYIAAGTILMFAICRTLHGGPFGAVTVANSTCAIDVLPSSRRNEGIGLYGLSNNFAMAIAPSIGIYLHDFVGSYMVLFWIAFLVALASVVIAGTIRLPEKEIIKNKEKISFDRFFLTRAWLLAINIAMFGFCWGVLSNYLAIYSKEELGITGGTGTYFAILSIGLFTSRLQGRKALSQGKLTQNAAEGMCISLVGFLLFVGVHHPIAYYLSAALIGLGNGHLYPAFLNMFINVARHDQRGTANSSILTGWDLGFGIGCLLGGVVAEHFSYNTTFWMVAIENAASVALFFLASKKFFEKRRRME from the coding sequence ATGTCAACGAATAAAGAGAAACTCTGGAATGCAAACTATGTGAAGGTGATGACAACCAATTTCCTGTTGTACTTTGCCTTCTACCTTCTTACTCCCCTGCTCCCACTCTATCTGAGCGAGACTTTCGGAGCAACAAAGGATACCATTGGAATTGTACTGAGCGGCTATACCGTGGCAGCTCTCATCATCCGACCATTCAGTGGATATGTAGTCGATAGTTTCTCCCGAAAGAAGGTACTCATGTTCTGTTTGTCGGGCTTTGCCATCTTCTTTGCCGGTTATATCGCTGCTGGCACCATCCTCATGTTTGCCATTTGCCGTACCCTTCATGGCGGTCCTTTCGGTGCAGTCACAGTAGCCAACAGTACCTGTGCCATCGATGTACTCCCTTCGAGCCGCCGCAATGAAGGTATCGGTCTCTATGGATTGAGCAATAACTTCGCCATGGCTATTGCTCCATCCATAGGAATTTATCTCCACGATTTCGTGGGGAGCTACATGGTTCTTTTCTGGATAGCCTTTTTGGTGGCTTTAGCCTCTGTAGTTATCGCAGGAACCATCCGCTTACCTGAGAAGGAAATCATCAAGAACAAGGAGAAAATCTCTTTCGACCGTTTCTTCCTGACCCGTGCCTGGTTGCTCGCCATCAATATCGCCATGTTTGGTTTCTGTTGGGGAGTACTCAGCAACTACCTTGCCATCTACAGCAAGGAGGAATTGGGCATTACGGGAGGAACCGGCACCTATTTTGCCATTCTTTCCATCGGTCTCTTCACCTCCCGTCTGCAAGGTCGTAAGGCATTGAGCCAAGGTAAGTTAACTCAGAATGCAGCCGAAGGTATGTGCATTTCTCTTGTGGGATTCCTTCTCTTCGTAGGCGTTCATCATCCGATAGCTTATTATCTCTCTGCTGCCCTTATCGGACTGGGCAATGGACACCTCTACCCTGCTTTCCTCAACATGTTTATCAATGTAGCCCGCCACGACCAGCGAGGTACTGCCAACAGTAGTATTCTTACCGGTTGGGATTTAGGTTTCGGTATCGGTTGTCTTTTAGGAGGCGTTGTGGCAGAACATTTCAGTTACAATACTACATTCTGGATGGTAGCAATAGAAAATGCTGCCAGTGTAGCCCTCTTTTTCCTCGCTTCCAAGAAATTCTTTGAGAAAAGAAGAAGAATGGAATAG
- a CDS encoding DUF3127 domain-containing protein: MELQGKVIAVLPERSGVSARGEWKSQSFVIETHEQYPKKLVFDVFGADRLAQFNIQSGEEINVSFDIDAHEYNGRWFNNVRAWNVVKVDPNAVGMMGGVQPGAAPFPPMGAPAAPAGGATAPFPPAQNAAPAADATAGGSADDLPF, from the coding sequence ATGGAATTACAAGGAAAGGTCATTGCCGTTTTGCCTGAAAGAAGCGGTGTCTCTGCAAGAGGCGAGTGGAAGTCGCAGTCGTTTGTCATCGAGACTCACGAGCAATATCCTAAGAAATTAGTGTTTGACGTATTTGGCGCTGACCGTCTGGCTCAGTTCAACATACAGAGTGGTGAGGAGATTAATGTTTCATTCGACATTGATGCTCACGAATATAATGGTCGTTGGTTTAACAATGTACGTGCCTGGAATGTAGTAAAGGTAGATCCTAATGCTGTTGGCATGATGGGTGGTGTTCAGCCTGGTGCTGCTCCATTCCCTCCAATGGGTGCTCCTGCTGCTCCTGCTGGTGGTGCTACAGCTCCATTCCCTCCAGCTCAGAATGCAGCTCCTGCTGCTGATGCCACTGCTGGTGGTAGTGCAGACGATCTTCCGTTCTAA
- the nudC gene encoding NAD(+) diphosphatase, with the protein MKYWFIFCKTDIVLEKREDGTYTIPCSEECPIETKPWTHILNITPMEDGTEVKTFTIPEPITDNPKYEMCGLRPSFYKLSPALYQKAGKCQELNYWDQNTHFCGVCGAPMEMATDISKKCTNCGKQVWPSLATAIIVLIHKGDEVLLVHARNFKGNFDSLVAGFVETGESLEEAVHREVMEETGLTITNIKYFGSQPWPYPSGLMIGFTADYVDGEIHLQKEELSRGRWFRKDNLPILPEKLSIARKLIDAWLEEK; encoded by the coding sequence ATGAAATATTGGTTTATATTCTGCAAGACGGATATCGTCTTGGAAAAGAGAGAAGACGGAACCTACACGATTCCATGCAGTGAGGAGTGCCCGATAGAGACGAAGCCCTGGACACATATCCTCAACATTACTCCAATGGAAGATGGTACGGAGGTGAAAACGTTCACTATTCCTGAACCTATCACAGACAATCCGAAATACGAGATGTGCGGTCTCCGTCCCAGTTTCTACAAGCTCTCTCCGGCACTCTACCAGAAGGCTGGCAAGTGTCAGGAATTGAACTACTGGGACCAGAACACCCACTTCTGCGGAGTCTGCGGTGCGCCTATGGAAATGGCGACAGACATCAGCAAGAAATGTACCAACTGCGGCAAACAGGTTTGGCCTTCCCTCGCCACAGCCATCATCGTACTCATCCACAAGGGCGATGAGGTGCTTCTTGTTCATGCCCGCAACTTCAAAGGTAATTTCGACAGTCTCGTAGCAGGATTCGTTGAAACTGGCGAGAGTCTGGAGGAAGCCGTTCACCGTGAGGTGATGGAGGAAACCGGACTCACCATTACCAATATCAAATACTTCGGTTCCCAGCCGTGGCCTTATCCGAGCGGACTGATGATTGGTTTTACAGCCGACTACGTAGATGGGGAGATTCATCTTCAGAAAGAAGAACTCTCCCGCGGAAGATGGTTTAGGAAGGACAATCTCCCTATCCTCCCCGAGAAACTTTCCATCGCCAGAAAGCTTATTGATGCCTGGTTGGAAGAAAAATAA
- a CDS encoding 3'-5' exonuclease, which yields MKLNLKKPLIIFDLETTGLDFIKDRIIQMSYIKVSPDGTEVRKNLFVNPGRPIPQEVVELTGISDEDVKDAPTFKQLAATLEQEFTGCDFAGYNSNHFDVPMLAEEFLRAGIDFDFNKCRLIDAQTIFMKMERRNLAAAYKFYCGRKMEEDFEAHRADQDTEATYRVLMGELDRYAPGVQEEPDRVLNNDMDELAAFSKQKDNVDFAGRIIWKEVVDANGKAVLDEKGEPLKHEVFNFGKYKGWDVAEILSKDPGYYTWILGSEFTNNTKQVLTRIRLREYNKRMGK from the coding sequence ATGAAACTGAATCTTAAGAAACCTTTGATCATCTTTGATTTGGAGACTACGGGTCTCGACTTCATCAAAGACCGCATCATACAGATGTCATATATTAAGGTCAGTCCAGACGGCACGGAGGTTCGAAAGAACCTCTTTGTCAATCCGGGAAGACCAATTCCACAAGAGGTGGTAGAACTGACTGGTATCAGCGATGAGGACGTGAAAGACGCGCCTACCTTCAAGCAGTTGGCTGCCACACTCGAACAGGAATTTACCGGTTGCGACTTTGCCGGTTACAACTCCAACCATTTTGATGTTCCTATGCTCGCAGAGGAGTTTCTCCGTGCAGGCATCGACTTCGACTTCAACAAGTGCCGCCTCATCGACGCACAGACTATCTTCATGAAGATGGAGCGACGCAACTTAGCTGCAGCCTATAAGTTCTATTGCGGCAGAAAGATGGAGGAAGACTTCGAGGCTCACCGTGCCGATCAGGATACAGAGGCTACCTACCGTGTACTCATGGGTGAATTGGACAGATATGCTCCAGGCGTACAGGAAGAACCGGACCGTGTACTCAACAATGATATGGATGAGCTTGCAGCATTCTCTAAGCAGAAGGACAACGTAGATTTCGCCGGACGCATCATCTGGAAAGAAGTAGTGGATGCCAACGGAAAAGCAGTGCTCGACGAGAAAGGTGAACCACTCAAGCACGAGGTGTTCAACTTCGGTAAGTACAAAGGTTGGGATGTGGCAGAAATCCTTTCCAAGGACCCAGGCTATTACACCTGGATATTAGGAAGCGAATTTACCAACAACACCAAGCAGGTACTCACCCGCATCCGTCTCCGTGAGTACAACAAACGAATGGGAAAGTAA
- a CDS encoding Na+/H+ antiporter NhaC family protein, whose protein sequence is MSNKKGLLALSPLILLIAMIALFTGYSAEESHKDTSLSLTVAFMISSIYAVAISGGMPIRKRIDTYSRGAGANNLMLMLWIYVLAGAFAASAKAMGAVDATVNLALSLLPASMILPGLFLAACFISLSIGTSVGTIVALVPIAAGLAHSVDANLALTVAIIVGGAYFGDNLSFISDTTVVATQTQGCQMSDKFRVNALIVIPAAIIILIIYGVLGAGTKAPTHIDAVQYMKVLPYIVVLVTAIAGMNVMAVLTLGSILCGIIGIIDGGYDIFGWFSAMGNGVIGMGELIIIAMMAGGMLEIIRENGGIDFIISKITAHVNSKRGAELSIAALVSMVNICTANNTVAILTVGNISKKIGDKFGVDNRKAASILDTFSCTIQGLIPYGVQMLLAAGLSGLSPLDIIPYLYYPMAIGLAALFAILFRYPRRFS, encoded by the coding sequence ATGAGTAATAAGAAAGGATTGTTGGCTTTATCGCCACTGATTTTATTGATAGCAATGATAGCCCTCTTTACGGGATATTCCGCAGAGGAAAGTCATAAGGATACGAGCCTGTCACTCACCGTGGCATTCATGATTTCAAGCATTTATGCCGTAGCCATCTCGGGCGGTATGCCTATCAGAAAACGCATCGACACCTATAGTCGAGGGGCTGGAGCCAACAACCTCATGCTCATGCTATGGATATATGTGCTGGCTGGTGCATTCGCTGCATCGGCAAAGGCGATGGGAGCAGTAGATGCTACTGTCAACCTTGCCCTGAGCCTGTTGCCAGCCAGCATGATATTACCCGGTCTCTTCCTCGCTGCCTGCTTCATATCGCTCTCGATAGGCACCAGCGTGGGAACCATCGTAGCTCTCGTGCCCATCGCGGCAGGTCTCGCCCACTCTGTGGATGCTAACCTGGCACTGACCGTAGCCATCATCGTGGGTGGAGCTTACTTTGGCGACAACCTGTCTTTTATCTCAGACACAACGGTTGTAGCTACCCAGACGCAAGGTTGCCAGATGAGTGACAAGTTCAGAGTAAATGCCCTCATCGTCATCCCTGCTGCCATCATCATCCTGATTATATATGGCGTATTGGGCGCAGGAACCAAGGCACCGACCCATATCGATGCGGTACAATACATGAAGGTTCTACCTTATATAGTAGTACTCGTCACGGCTATTGCTGGCATGAATGTGATGGCAGTACTGACATTGGGTTCCATTCTCTGTGGCATCATCGGCATCATCGACGGCGGTTACGACATTTTCGGATGGTTCTCTGCCATGGGCAATGGCGTGATAGGAATGGGAGAACTCATCATTATCGCTATGATGGCTGGAGGTATGCTTGAGATCATCCGTGAAAACGGAGGCATCGACTTCATCATCTCCAAGATTACAGCTCATGTAAACAGCAAAAGAGGTGCCGAACTGTCTATCGCTGCCCTCGTTTCGATGGTGAATATCTGTACTGCCAACAATACGGTGGCGATTCTTACCGTGGGAAATATCTCTAAGAAGATAGGTGACAAGTTTGGGGTAGATAACCGCAAAGCAGCAAGCATACTTGATACCTTCTCCTGTACCATACAGGGATTGATACCATACGGCGTGCAGATGCTCTTGGCAGCAGGACTTTCAGGACTCAGTCCGCTCGACATCATCCCTTACCTCTATTATCCAATGGCTATCGGCTTAGCAGCCCTGTTTGCCATTCTCTTCAGATATCCAAGAAGATTCAGTTAA
- a CDS encoding DnaJ domain-containing protein has product MAFVDYYKILGVDKNIPQKDVRAAYRKRAKQFHPDLHPNDPKAKAKFQALNEAYDVISDPDKRAKYDQYGEQWKNAQAYEQAGGGFGGFGGGGAGGGNPFEGFDFSNFGSGGSGFSSFFENLFGGRGRSAGGFGGFGGFGGNAGADFGAGGCNGGCGGNARHSTGEMNMNVNIDMYTALLGGEGIVKLSNGSKIKLKIKPETQNGTKVRVRGKGYDRGDGTFGDLIITYNVKLPTGLTERQKELLKEMKEAK; this is encoded by the coding sequence ATGGCATTTGTAGATTATTATAAGATTCTCGGTGTGGATAAGAATATCCCTCAGAAGGATGTGAGAGCTGCTTATCGTAAACGCGCAAAGCAGTTCCATCCCGACTTGCATCCTAACGATCCGAAGGCGAAGGCAAAATTCCAGGCTTTGAATGAAGCCTATGATGTCATCTCCGATCCAGATAAGCGCGCCAAATATGATCAGTATGGCGAACAGTGGAAGAATGCGCAGGCTTATGAACAGGCTGGCGGTGGATTTGGAGGCTTCGGCGGCGGTGGTGCTGGTGGCGGCAATCCGTTTGAGGGCTTCGATTTCAGTAATTTCGGTTCGGGAGGCAGCGGTTTCAGCAGCTTCTTCGAAAATCTCTTCGGTGGTCGTGGTCGTAGCGCTGGAGGCTTTGGCGGTTTCGGTGGTTTTGGCGGAAACGCTGGGGCTGATTTCGGTGCTGGTGGTTGCAACGGCGGATGTGGTGGCAATGCCCGTCATAGTACTGGTGAGATGAACATGAATGTGAATATCGATATGTACACTGCCTTGTTGGGCGGTGAAGGTATTGTGAAATTGAGCAATGGCTCAAAGATCAAACTAAAGATCAAACCAGAGACGCAGAATGGTACGAAGGTTCGTGTTCGTGGCAAGGGTTATGACCGAGGCGACGGCACATTCGGTGATCTGATTATCACCTATAATGTGAAACTTCCTACAGGACTCACCGAGCGTCAGAAGGAATTGCTGAAAGAAATGAAGGAAGCGAAATAA
- a CDS encoding glycoside hydrolase family 25 protein, with protein MKRIFIVIIAIIMSLGIQAQVQCEDTCQHVHGIDLSHYQGNVFWETVGDNSKMAYVYLKATEGATNVDSKYKQNIDLAHRYGLKVGSYHFYRARIPQQTQLKNFMAQCRPGDQDLLPMIDVETKSNLPTKEFCDSLFKFLHLVEKAYKQKPLVYTGANFYDNYLLGKLNSYKIMIAQYTKREPVLRDGRDIEMWQYTGKGRLNGVNGYVDKSRFMGKHKLREIRFRHR; from the coding sequence ATGAAGCGTATTTTTATAGTAATCATAGCAATAATCATGTCCCTCGGCATCCAGGCGCAAGTGCAATGCGAGGATACCTGTCAGCATGTACATGGCATCGACCTGAGCCACTATCAGGGCAATGTGTTCTGGGAAACTGTAGGTGATAACTCCAAAATGGCTTACGTATATCTCAAAGCCACGGAAGGAGCAACCAACGTGGACAGCAAATATAAACAAAACATAGATCTGGCTCACAGATATGGACTGAAAGTTGGTTCATATCATTTCTATCGTGCCCGCATTCCACAGCAGACTCAGTTGAAAAACTTCATGGCACAATGCCGACCTGGCGATCAGGATCTGCTGCCGATGATAGACGTGGAAACCAAGAGTAACCTGCCTACAAAGGAATTCTGTGACTCACTCTTCAAGTTCCTGCATCTCGTAGAGAAAGCCTACAAGCAGAAACCGCTCGTCTATACAGGTGCCAACTTCTATGACAACTACCTGCTCGGCAAGCTCAACAGCTACAAGATCATGATAGCCCAATACACCAAGCGAGAGCCTGTGCTCCGTGATGGCAGGGATATTGAGATGTGGCAATATACCGGAAAGGGACGACTCAACGGTGTAAACGGCTATGTAGATAAAAGCCGATTTATGGGAAAACATAAGTTGAGAGAAATCAGATTCCGACACCGATAA
- the dnaN gene encoding DNA polymerase III subunit beta, protein MRFTLSSTALSNKLNMLAKVIGGKNSLPILDCFLFQVAGGEMTITASDSDNILKTTIELTECDGEGEFCIPNKVILESLKELPEQPLDFEIDTEGTLAIKILYQNGLYNFTAQSADEYPRTQSVNDAAHTVAIDAAVLIDNITRTLFATANDQLRPVMNGIYFDLTPESLNIVASDGHKLVRNKNFTIKSDTPAAFDLPKKPATLLKNILSREEGDVTIKFDEKSAEILFTDGSLRCILYEGKYPSYNSVIPNNPNEVTVDRRALISALRRVMPFASESSQLVRLKIDNNHMEVSSEDVDFATSAKEQLVCESNNTNMSIGFKGSSLQEILNNLSSEQVIIQLADPSRAGIIVPAEQPENEDVLMLLMPMLLND, encoded by the coding sequence ATGAGATTTACATTATCCAGTACTGCGTTGAGCAATAAGCTCAACATGCTTGCCAAGGTCATCGGTGGAAAGAACTCTCTGCCTATCCTTGACTGTTTCTTATTCCAAGTAGCCGGAGGCGAGATGACCATCACAGCCAGCGACAGTGACAATATTCTCAAAACTACCATCGAACTCACAGAGTGCGACGGTGAAGGAGAATTCTGTATCCCTAACAAGGTTATCCTCGAATCTCTCAAGGAACTCCCTGAGCAGCCACTCGATTTCGAAATCGATACAGAGGGCACCTTGGCTATCAAGATCTTATACCAGAATGGTCTCTATAACTTCACTGCGCAAAGTGCTGATGAATATCCTCGCACACAGAGCGTTAACGATGCTGCACATACCGTAGCCATCGACGCAGCTGTGCTCATCGACAATATCACCCGTACCCTCTTTGCTACTGCCAACGACCAGTTGCGCCCAGTGATGAACGGTATCTACTTCGATTTGACACCAGAATCACTCAATATCGTAGCCAGTGACGGACATAAGTTGGTACGCAACAAGAACTTCACTATCAAGAGCGATACTCCTGCTGCTTTCGATCTTCCTAAGAAGCCAGCTACACTCCTGAAGAACATCCTCTCACGCGAAGAAGGTGACGTAACCATCAAGTTTGATGAGAAGAGTGCAGAAATTCTCTTTACAGACGGCAGTTTGAGATGTATTCTCTACGAGGGAAAATACCCAAGCTACAACTCTGTGATTCCAAATAACCCTAACGAGGTGACTGTAGATCGCCGTGCCCTGATCAGTGCCTTGCGCCGTGTCATGCCATTCGCCAGCGAAAGCAGCCAGTTGGTTCGCCTCAAAATCGACAACAACCACATGGAGGTTTCATCAGAAGATGTAGATTTCGCTACATCAGCTAAGGAACAGCTCGTATGCGAATCTAACAATACCAACATGAGCATCGGTTTCAAGGGCAGCAGCTTGCAGGAGATTCTCAACAACCTCAGCAGCGAACAGGTGATTATCCAACTTGCAGACCCAAGTCGTGCTGGTATCATCGTTCCAGCCGAACAGCCTGAAAACGAAGATGTCCTCATGCTGCTCATGCCTATGTTGCTCAACGACTAA
- a CDS encoding bifunctional metallophosphatase/5'-nucleotidase, translating to MKQLMAALLMALTLNPNAIMAKQRTVKLRVIETSDVHGSFFPYDFINRKPKAGSLARVSSYVDSLRQTYKDNLILLENGDILQGQPTCYYYNYIATKERNVAADVVNYLKYDAQTFGNHDVETGHAVYDKWIKELNCPVIGANIIDTKTQAPYVKPYIILNREGVKIAVLGMITPAIPNWLAENLWSGLRFENMVTSAKYWMKQLQEKEDPDVVIGLFHSGWDGGIKTDEYEEDAAQKVAQEVPGFDLVLFGHDHTRHCKTITNNEGKQVVCLDPANNAISVADAEITINIDEHTINNKTAHILQNKQVHGKIADVTDCPIDEKFMAAFKPQMEAVDKYVNKEIGTFKNAIYSREAFFGDCAFNDFILNLMLQITKADIAFNAPLQMNAVIEEGPIRVSDMFNLYKYENGLYTMRLTGEEIRKHLEMSYDLWVNTMKSPDDHLLLLDEKTFGDQQRLGFKNFSFNFDSAAGIDYEVDVTKPDGEKVKILRMSNGQPFDEKKFYNVAVNSYRGNGGGELLTKGAGIPKEELEKRIVYRSEKDQRFYLMEEISRMGEIEAKANGNWKFVPENWVKPAAERDYQLLFGKKK from the coding sequence ATGAAACAATTAATGGCTGCGCTACTGATGGCGCTAACTCTTAATCCAAATGCAATCATGGCTAAACAAAGAACTGTCAAGCTAAGAGTAATAGAAACCAGTGACGTACACGGTTCCTTCTTCCCTTACGATTTCATCAACCGCAAGCCGAAGGCTGGTTCGCTCGCTCGTGTTTCTTCATACGTGGATTCTCTCCGCCAAACCTACAAGGATAATCTCATCCTGCTGGAAAACGGAGATATCCTGCAGGGACAACCTACCTGCTATTATTACAACTACATCGCTACAAAGGAAAGAAACGTGGCAGCAGATGTGGTAAACTACTTGAAGTATGACGCACAAACCTTTGGTAATCACGACGTTGAGACCGGCCATGCGGTTTACGACAAGTGGATCAAGGAACTCAACTGTCCTGTGATCGGTGCCAATATCATCGACACCAAGACCCAGGCTCCTTACGTGAAACCTTATATCATCCTCAACCGCGAGGGTGTGAAGATTGCCGTCCTGGGCATGATTACTCCTGCCATCCCTAACTGGTTGGCAGAAAACCTCTGGAGCGGTCTCCGCTTTGAGAACATGGTGACTTCTGCCAAGTACTGGATGAAGCAGTTGCAGGAGAAGGAAGACCCGGATGTTGTGATTGGTCTCTTCCATAGCGGTTGGGACGGCGGCATCAAGACCGATGAATACGAGGAAGATGCAGCACAGAAGGTGGCACAGGAGGTTCCGGGATTCGACCTGGTACTCTTCGGTCACGACCATACCCGCCATTGCAAGACCATCACCAATAATGAGGGCAAGCAGGTGGTATGTCTCGACCCTGCCAACAATGCCATCAGCGTGGCAGATGCAGAAATCACCATCAACATCGATGAGCATACCATCAACAACAAGACAGCGCATATCCTGCAGAACAAGCAGGTGCATGGCAAGATAGCAGACGTGACAGACTGTCCTATCGATGAGAAATTCATGGCAGCCTTCAAGCCTCAGATGGAAGCGGTAGATAAGTATGTCAACAAGGAAATCGGAACTTTCAAGAACGCCATCTACAGTCGTGAGGCATTCTTCGGCGATTGCGCTTTCAATGATTTCATCCTCAACCTGATGCTCCAGATTACCAAGGCCGACATCGCTTTCAATGCTCCGCTGCAGATGAATGCTGTCATTGAGGAGGGACCTATCCGTGTCAGCGATATGTTCAATCTCTATAAATATGAGAACGGACTCTATACCATGCGCCTCACCGGTGAAGAGATACGCAAGCATCTGGAAATGAGCTACGACCTCTGGGTTAACACCATGAAGAGTCCTGACGACCATCTCCTGCTGCTGGACGAAAAGACTTTCGGCGACCAGCAACGACTCGGTTTCAAGAACTTCTCTTTTAATTTCGACAGTGCTGCGGGCATCGACTACGAGGTGGATGTCACCAAACCAGACGGAGAGAAGGTGAAGATCCTGCGCATGAGCAACGGACAACCTTTCGATGAGAAGAAATTCTACAATGTGGCAGTGAACAGTTATCGCGGCAATGGCGGTGGTGAACTCCTGACCAAGGGTGCCGGTATTCCAAAGGAAGAACTGGAGAAGCGCATCGTATATCGCAGTGAGAAAGACCAGCGTTTCTATCTCATGGAGGAGATTTCACGTATGGGCGAAATTGAGGCAAAGGCTAACGGCAACTGGAAATTTGTGCCAGAGAATTGGGTGAAGCCTGCCGCAGAAAGAGACTATCAACTTTTATTCGGTAAGAAAAAATGA